The following nucleotide sequence is from Achromobacter spanius.
GGAGATGATCTCAGAGGCGTTCACCCAATGGGCTAGCGCAAAGGGCATCGCGATCCGCTATATCCAGCCGGGCAAGCCAAATCAGAACGCTTTCATTGAGCGCTTCAATCGAACTTATCGAACCGAGGTGCTCGACGCGCACCTGTTCGCCAACCTTGAGCAGGTCCAGGCGATTACCGATCAATGGCTGGTCGATTACAACCAGTACCGCCCGCATGAATCGCTGGGTGGCCTCCCGCCGGTGCAATTCATGCCCCGGCTAACCCTTGCTCCGATCGTCTATCAACCGATGTCTACTTGACAGGGGTGCTTACGGGCTGAACAAAGACCTGGTATGGGTTCGCCTGGCGCTGCCCCCGTTGAGTTACAACCCGCCCGCCCATAAGGTTGCTGCCTGCCCCGGTTGAATTCGTCGATACACTCCCCATGTATCCCGTATGGAGTTCACCTTGCGCCTTATTCGCCTTATCCCCGCGTTGCCGTCCTGTCTTGCCCTGAACGAGGGGATGTCCGCATGAGCGCCCTTGCCCGCATCCCGTTTTCGGTCCTTGATCTGGCCCCTATTGTTCAGGGCCGTGACGCTGCCGACGCTTTCCGCAATACCGTGGCGGTGGCCCAGCATGTGGAGCGGTTGGGCTACAACCGCTTCTGGTTGGCCGAGCACCACAACATCAATGGCATAGCGTCCAGCGCCACCGCCGTGTTGATCGGCCATGTGGCCAGCCAGACACGCACGCTGCGCGTCGGATCGGGCGGCATCATGTTGCCGAACCATGCGCCGCTGATCATCGCCGAGCAATTTGGCACGCTGGAAACCCTGTACCCCGGCCGTATCGACCTGGGGCTAGGCCGTGCGCCCGGCAGCGATGGCGCCACGCAGCACGCGCTGCGCCGGGGCCCGCGCAGCGGGCTGGAGTTTCCGGCGCTGGTTGAAGAACTGCGTGGTTTCCTGGCGGCTTCCCGGCCGGGCCAGCCCGTGCGAGCCATTCCCGGCGAGGGGTTGGACATCCCGATCTGGCTGCTGGGGTCCAGTGATTTCAGCGCGCGCCTGGCCGCCGAACTGGGTCTGCCGTTTTCTTTCGCGGGGCATTTCTCGCCGGAAGGCATGGCCGCGATGCGGCTGTACCGGCACTTGTTCAAGCCGTCGGAGACGCTGTCGCGCCCTTACGCGATGATCGGCGTACCGGTGGTGGCGGCCGAATCCGACGAAGCCGCCCAGCGCCAATCGACCACGCAGCAACTGAAATTCCTGTCGCTGGTGCGTGGCCACCGCCTGCAATTGCAGCCGCCGGTGGACAGCATGGACGGCTTATGGAACGAATGGGAGCGTGAGGCGGTCAATCAAAGACTGAGCGCTTCGATCGTGGGCGGACCGGACACCGTGAAGCGGCGGCTGGAAGCCCTGGTGGCCGAAACCGAGGCCGATGAAGTCATGATCGTGTCCGACTTTTTCGACATCGCCGATCGCCTGCGCTCTTTTGAGATTGTTGCGTCCTTGAAGAACGACGCGGGCGTCTCGACAAAAACCGCGGTCTGAGCACCGCTGACTGCGCTCTCCACAGCGCCAACCATTGCGACGCTGCCATCGCCCGCTCTACTATTGACCCAGAGCGCGTGGCACATAAAGCGTCGCCGAATCAGGCCGGGGCTGGCACACCCCGGATCCCCGATACCGCCTTTTTGCGCCGCGCTCCGCGGCAAGGATCCAAAATGAGTATTGTTGAACTCACCAAAGAAAGCTTCCAGGAAGCCATTACGCCTGACGGTACCCTGATCGTTGACTTCTGGGCTCCGTGGTGCGGCCCGTGCCGTGGCTTTGCTCCCGTTTTTGAGCAAGCCGCGACCGAGCACACCGACGTCACGTTTGCCAAGGTGAACACCGACGTCGAGCAGGAACTGGCCGGCGCGCTGGGAATTCGTTCAATTCCCACGCTGATGGTCTTCCGTGAGAAGGTCCTGCTGTTCTCGCAACCCGGCGCGCTGTCGGGCGGGCAGTTGAATGAGCTGCTGGCCAAGATCAAGGAAGTGGACATGGAAAAGGTCCACCAGGAAATCGCCGCGGCGCAAGACAGCCAGAACGCGTAAGTGCGTAAACACACAAGGGCCCGGTTCGCTATGATCCGGGCCCTTTTTCAATGCAGCTGTGGGGCCGTCTTCGCAATCGGCCTGGCCGCCACCGCCCCTATCGTCGGCCTGGCGCCATCGCCGTAGCCATCTCCATCACCGTCGCTATGACAGCACTTCCCAGGCCGAGCGCCCGCGCGTGATGTTGGCCACGGTGACTTCCAGGTCACTTATCACGGTGCGCGGCGCCACGAAACATAGCGCCACGCCGTCTTCGTT
It contains:
- a CDS encoding LLM class flavin-dependent oxidoreductase, translating into MSALARIPFSVLDLAPIVQGRDAADAFRNTVAVAQHVERLGYNRFWLAEHHNINGIASSATAVLIGHVASQTRTLRVGSGGIMLPNHAPLIIAEQFGTLETLYPGRIDLGLGRAPGSDGATQHALRRGPRSGLEFPALVEELRGFLAASRPGQPVRAIPGEGLDIPIWLLGSSDFSARLAAELGLPFSFAGHFSPEGMAAMRLYRHLFKPSETLSRPYAMIGVPVVAAESDEAAQRQSTTQQLKFLSLVRGHRLQLQPPVDSMDGLWNEWEREAVNQRLSASIVGGPDTVKRRLEALVAETEADEVMIVSDFFDIADRLRSFEIVASLKNDAGVSTKTAV
- the trxA gene encoding thioredoxin; translated protein: MSIVELTKESFQEAITPDGTLIVDFWAPWCGPCRGFAPVFEQAATEHTDVTFAKVNTDVEQELAGALGIRSIPTLMVFREKVLLFSQPGALSGGQLNELLAKIKEVDMEKVHQEIAAAQDSQNA